GATTGGCTATTTTTGCAAGTCCCGGACTTGATCCTGGAACTCTTGGAATTTTCTTGCTACGCATTGTTTATAAACGATTggttaatcgacgatgaaattttTTCGAATCGGCGAATAATGTTGATGtatacgaagaagaagaagaaggtgaaggaataAAGATGGGTTTTAGTTTTGAAACTGATTAAAATCAGttttatttaggttttaattAGTGGGTTGGATTAGTGGGTAGTGGTTAATTAGTAGGTTATTAGGATTAGTTATAACCTTAATTAGGGTGAGGGCAGATTAGTCTTCTCTAATCTTttgggacaccccttataatgtaGAGTGGACATTtctatcacaaagtagtcccccattttttgagtagtccccaaaaaaccattcttaccaataggtactaataTTATGGGCCTATTGGTAACCTGCTCAATTACCATAAGGCCCTAACCGGCCTTAACCTTGCCAACAGTGATCTATATAAATGATCACATTTCCCGTTTCCAAGTCCCATACGACTAGCCTTACGCAAGGAAGAAAATCTCAAAAACTGTCTTCGGAACTTCGACCTGATTCAACGCTCGCAgcgaaggaagaaaatcccaaaaTCCTCAACCTAAAACAACGGTGCTGATTTTTTTCTCTGCATCTATTCATGCATGTTAGCTTTTTCGTtcttcatgttaccttgatcTCTAAACTTTCAGGATTTTAATTCATTGCACAATTTAGAATATTCATCTATGTTGTTCAGTTCAATGCAcaattttgaatttgtttctgTCAGCCAGTAGTAATACATATTTCTGACCATGTCCTTGCAGGGACCATGGAGACTGAGATCCAGGTTGATCATAGTGAAACTTTATTCAAGTTATCTACAGTCCAACCAGTTCTTATTGATGCTGATCAGGTTAAGAAACTTTTCGAGCCATTAACATATCCcgagaactctttttttttttttgattgaaagaGATGATTTATTAAAAGAAGAGGAATGTACATGCAAATCTACCAGGggtagaagaagaaaagaaaaaaccaagctGCGCTACAAACAAAGAGAAAGTTACAAAAACAATGCCTCCCAATTAGACAGAACCGTGTAGGAGCAGTTCTGATGAACCCTATGATCTGCAGCCTCAGCCCAAGTTAGAACTAAAGTCTTGACTTCCAAAATGAGATCATTATCAGTTTTGAAGAGGTGTGTAGGTTCAAACCTTCTACAATTTCTTTCTTTCCAGATTGTGTGAACGATAGCTGCTGGGATTAAATTCCAGATGTAGTTGCCTGATTGAGAGAAGTGCTGAGTGAGCCAGGTATCTTCCAAGGCTCTCATTGATCCCGGCAAAACCCAAGACCAACCTGTTATTGGTGTTAAGTTGCACCAAATCTTGTATGCAATCTTACAGTGAAGAAAAAGATGATTCTGTGACTCCTCTCCTCCACCACACAAAGCGCAGTCATTATGAAGAGACATATGTTTCCGTTGTAGCGTATCTATAGTGTTCAACCTGCCGTGAACCAAACACCACATAAGAAAACATATCTTTGGAGGTATTGCATGCTGCCAGATGAAACGAGTAGGAAAGTGAGGCACGCCATTTTCTGCCACTAATTGAGAGTACAATGATTTGACAGTAAACACACCAGAGGGATGCAGTTTCCACCTCCTTGTGTTTGTCAAACCGTCACGAACAGGGGGGATATCACCAATGGTTGCAATGAGCATTCCATATTCTTGAGCCTCTGCATATGAAAGGACCCGCCTGAAATCGAACTGCCAATTTCCTTCACTAGAAATCATGTCAGCAATACAAGCATTTTTATTTCTGGTTAGCTTGAACAACTTAGGACAAATAGAAGATAGAGGTTGCTGCCCGCACCAGCAGTCATTCCAAAAGGTAATGACAGTTCCAGAATGTAGAAATAAATTCGAATGATCACTAATGAAGCTTCTCGACTCAACTATTGCCCGCCAACAAGAGACCCCATAGGATGGACTGACTTTTCCGGGAACCCAAAAGGAAAAatcttttccatatttatcttctATAATTCTATACCAAAGCTTACTCTTTTCAACCCCAAATCTCCAACACCATTTAGCCAACAAAGCTAAATTCATGATTTTTAGGTTGCACACACCTAGACCACCTCTATTTTTATTAGCACGAACTATATCCCAATTAACTAAATGTGATAATTTTGCCCCATCTTTATATTCCCAGAGAAAGTTAGgcatcttcttttcaagaatcttGATGACAGAGCTTGGGGCCTTAAACAGAGAAAAATAGTAGGTCGGAATAGAGGATAAGATACACTTCAAAAGAGCTAACTTACCTCCCCTCGAAAGTGAAATACGCCTCCAAACTGAAAGTCTAGCGTCAAACTTTTCGATTATAGGGTCCCCAATTCTGATGGAGCTAGATTTGGCACCAAGCGGCATTCCCAAGTACATAAAAGGTAGATTATCTAGTGAACAACCTAATTCTTCAGCCCAAAGAGTTAAGTCTGGAACTACTCCCACGACAACAAGTCTGGTTTTCAGGGTATTTAGCTTTAGCCCAGTTACGTATTCGaaacaatataatgctgaaaacagGTTATGGAGTTCTTCCTTGTTATCCTTTAAGAAGAAAATTGTATCATCTGCATAATGAAGGTGATTGACCACAATACCAGCAGGATCTACAGAAAAACCACTAATAAGGCCTTGATTAGCAACCCTATCAATATACCTTGAAAAACCTTCCATGACAATGTTGAATAAAAGAGGAGAAACTGGACAGCCTTGTCTCACGCCTCTAGAACTAGTGAAGTAACCGAAAGAAGATCCATTAATAATAACCGAGAAAGAAGAAGTTGAATAACAAAACCTCAGCCAATTACACCACTTCCTCCTGAAACCCATTTTCAGAAGTACGAATTCAAGGTACCTCCAATTGATTCTATCAAaagccttctcaagatcaattTTTCAAATAATTCCCGCAATTCCAGATCGAAGTCTAGAGTCTACCAGTTCATTGGCAATAAGAGTGCCATCAATGATTTGTCTGCCATGAATATAAGCACATTGCACCGGAGAGATCAGCTTATCCATAACAAGCTGCAGCCGTGAAGCTAGAACTTTTGCAATAATCTTATACACACTAGTAAGCAGACAAATAGGTATGCAGTCCTTGATAGACTCAATATGATCTTTTTAGGCACTAGAGTGATGAAAGTAGAGTTGTGTTTAGAGTAAATAGTACCTATAGTGCAAAATTCGTTCACAATACCCATGATATCACCTTTGATAAAGTGCCAACACTTCTGGAAGAAAATAATAGGGAAACCTTCCAGACCAGGTGCTTTGTCTTTTCCCAAGTCTCTAATAGCATGCAAAACCTCCTCCTCAGTAAAATCAGCTTCTAGGATATCAGCTTCGGTGGAGGTAATTGaatcaaagtcaatcccttccAGATCAGGTCGAATGATCTCTTCTTCAGAGAAAAGAGTTTTGTAATAACCTACTATATGTTTTTGCAACCTGGTTTTATCAGAAACCAACTCATCCCCAATGTAGAGTTGCCTGATTCTGTTATATCTACGCCTGGCAGAAGCATTGCTGATGAAGAAAGAAGTGTTTCTATCACCCTCCTGTAACCACTTTGTATTTGATTTAATCTTCCACGAAGTCTCATCCATCTTAGAAATTCTTTCAAAGTCCGCTTTGTATTGTAAAAGTACATTCTGCTCCTCTTCATTTAAGTTATTATCTTCAGCCAAGTCAATAAGAGTTTGAATTCCAGAGAGAATAGATTTCAGTTTAGTATTGGTATATCCAAAAACTTCTTTGTTCCAGACCTTCAACTTTTCTTTAAGTGCTTGTAACTTCAACCAGAACACTGTGCTAggagtacctgcaaaacaaaaagaaagccaCCAATCTCCTAGTAATTGTAGGAAACCATTCTCCAAGAACCACATAACTTCAAACCTAAAAGGACTAGGTCCCCAAGAGGGGTCGGAAATATCTAAAAGGAGAGGTATGTGGTCTGAGGTGGGTCTGGTTTTTGCTAATTGGGTAACAAAAGGATAATGTTGTTCAAAGGATGGTGAAATAAGGAATCTATCCAATCTGCACATAACCGGATTTGCTTGTCCATTGGACCAAGTGTATCTAGCTCCCTTGAGAGGTAAGTCAATAAGATCATGTTCATCGATGAACTTCTTCATACTTCTTGTAATCTTCTTACAATTATTTTTTTCAGCACACTTGGTAATTGTATTAAAATCACCCCCAATACACCAAGGTAGGTTTGGCCAATATCTGCAAATAGTGTCGAGCTCAGTCCAAAATTCAGCTCTGTCAACTGAGTTATTTGGCCCATACACGTTTGTAAGAACCCACTGAAAATTGTCGAATTTATTTGTGCATATAATAGAAAGTGTATACTCAGCAACAAGTGAATCACACACTTCAACCAAATCTCTATCCCAGAGAATTAACATACCTCCCGAGCTGCCGAAAGATTGTTGCATTGTCCAGCCCACATTCTTATAACCACATATTTGTTGGATATCCCATGCTGTGCAATGCATCATTTTTGTTTCTTGGAGAATAATGATAGGAGCTTTAATCATCTGTATCATCTTATGAACCACTGTTCTTCTATTACCTGAATTTAAACCTCTAACGTTCCATGTTAGGATTTTGAGACTCATTGAGAATAAAATTTACCCTTAGAATGGACAGACCTTCTTGGCCTGGAAGCAGGAGAAGCAATAACCTCGACTGAAATACCAAGACGCTTTAGTTCATTCCGCAATTTGAGAGGGATCACTGGCTGTGACTCAATGACAGAGTCTAGATTAGTAGAGCAAACGTCATATGATGTGCCAGGTGATGTCAGTTGTGGCTCAAATCCAGGTGGGTAATCAGCTATGCCATTGTCAGAGGTAATAGAGAATTCTGTATCCTCTCCATTCAAGAAAGTATTCTCTAAACCCATGAGAGGCAGGGAAGTAGATTTTGCTTCAAACACCGAATAATCTCCTCACCTGCAGCATAGATTGTATTCTGCACTGCATAGTCTTTTCGAACTCGTTTTTTTGTTGGCAGAATAGGAATGGGTTTTAGTACAGGGCCTGTTGTCGCAACCTTAGAAACAAGAAATTTTCTCACGTGATTTGGCATAGATTGAAAACTAATACCAAGTTTAATTCCAAGGTTGAAGAGGCGATTAACTTCTGTCAGTAACCAGTTGGGTATGGTAATCTGATGTAGCTTTTCCATATTTTTGGGTTGGTGTAGGGTAAAACAAGGCTTGGGGTGTTGAATTGGGTGTTCAGTGGGATGTCTATGAGCTAGAGATGGAATAAAATATGAAGGTTGGATTGAAGATGGATTTGGGAATGATAACAGGTGTTGTACCAGAGGTTTGAAAGGCGACATTAGAAGATTAACATCATCTACACAGGTTTTTTTGGCTACAGGTTCGAAACAAGTTTCAGGAATTGAAATCCTGAATGCTGCAGGCTTATTCATCTCATCAACTTCCATGTCAGTAGCCACGTCCAATGTTTCTGCCAACTCAGATTCCACCTCAGCTAAGATAACTGGCTCTGCAACAATAATTTTTGAGAAGTGAGAAGTAAGTTCGCTACACTTAACCTGCTGCCAGATTTTCTTCATGGGcttggttttggatttgtttcttttctttttacgaTAGCGTCTTTTCTGCGTAGGTTTACACATATCTTCCGTAATTGAAGCAGTCGCATTCAAAACAGAATCCTTATTCACAGGATCCTTATAAACAGAATTTTTGATATTCGGAATATTGGCAGTTAATGCATTACGGGGTACCATCACACAAGGAACAGCTGTACCATAGTTGTTGTGGATGAATTTTCTCTTTTTGGCTCTGGCACTTTCCAACAAATATTGTGTAACTGATATTCCGTTAGATATTGTTTCCGTATTCACAGGAGGAGTGATAAGGAAACTTTCTCTAGCCGATGATGATTTCCCTGTAATATGGATGTGTGCAGTGATCATCCGTTTTCCAGAAAATAGTTTTATCACTCTAGGTATGGAATTTATTCCATTAACATTCCTCACTTTCATGTGCATAGCCCGTAAGTTGGTGAGTTTTAGGGTTGCAGGATCAATCAGAAGCAGCTCTCCACAAATTCTTCCTATTGAATGAATGAGTTTTAAGGACCAAAACTGAAAAGGAATGCCCAGTATTTCGATGTTGAATTCATAGTGATGCTTAACTGTAGATTCCCAGATATTTTGATGCCATCGAAACACATAATATGTGATGTCACGAGTGATGAATTTGAATTCCATATTTGCCTCTGAAAAGTCATCATCCACATAAAAAATTGCTTGTGTAGAGTTTATTGGAAACAATTCAAAAGCCTTTTGAATCTGCAACTCTGTACACAACAATCTACCTAAGTACTGCCATGACTTGACTTTTCCAGATGAAGAAATGATGAATGCAGTATTCCATCCTCCTAAATTTGTTGGATCATGATCAATGTGAATAAACTGGCCATATTTTGAGTTTCTAGTTTTGATAGCACATGGTGCAGCATGTCTGTCACAACTAAATGGATAATTAATGGGATGATGGGTTACAGATTGGACGACCTTATTTTGGGTGGACAGGGATTGTGCATAAGATGTATTAGGTTTCGTGAAAGACTTTGTTCTGGTTTGAGGGGTAGGTAGGTTCATCATATGAGGTTTAGGTCTGGATAATGAAGCAGAGAAAGTTGTAATGGATTCCAAAGCAGTAGCTAAATTGAACCACCCTTCGAATCGAATTCTAGCTGGAACATAAAAGGAGACTGGGTAAGCTTTGGGATTTGGTCTAGAAAGGGTTATAAGAAGATAATATCCTTTTTCATTATAACGTTTGGTTGCAGAGAACCATTGTTGATTATCCTCATGCTTCCAAACCGTCTTTCCTAGATCCCCATTTTTGGCAGCTTCAAAAAATAATCTTTGTAAATCAGCAGCAAGACGAAGAGAAAAAATTCCATTCAGTTTTCCATTTGAATGAAATTCTGTGAGAGTAATGGTGGAGTTGGGTATGGTAGAACTACAGGCTAACCTAAAAAACTTCCGATGGATGGTAATGAATCTATGTGCAGAAGTCATTGTTGGGAAGAAATAAGGCAGAGATTCTAATGGTTCTAAAGGATCTAAATGATCTAATCACTAACAGGATGAAGGTTACTAAGTTCTGGAGAGAATGGTTTTTGGAGAGAGAAAGGCATATTTTCTCATGGTTTAGTGATGACTATAGTTTCATATCCCGAGAACTCATATTCTGGGATATGCTTCCACAATATAAGCTTTGGAGTTGATGCTGCTCATGCCGCAGCACCCATCTTAACATCTTTGAGGGAACGATTGACGGAAGTTATCCTATCAAATATTGTTGCTGGAAGGTCAGTATCAGAAGCCATGGAAGTAATGGAGATATTCTCATTGGCACTGGAAGGATGTAGCCTGAAGACTCTGGATCTCTCAAACAATTCTTTGGGGAGGAAGGGTGTTTGGGCCTATAGTGCGCTTTTGAAATCTCAGAGTAACCTGGAAGAGCTATATTTGATGAATGATGATATCACCAAGGAAGCTGCAAGAGCAGTAACTGAGCTAATTCCGTCTACAGAAAGGCTTAAAgttcttcatttttatttcaaTAGGATCGAAGCTTCTCCTTCTTTGGAGGATTTCTGCTGTGCCACCTCGTGGATAGGTTCCAAAGGAGGAGTTGCCCTTATAGAGGCGTTAGGAAGGTGTCGTAATCTAAAAAAACTTGATCCTTCGGACAATATGTTTGGCATGGAAGCTGGTAAACTTATGGCTACAGCTTTTCTGTCTAATGCTGGTCTTACTGAGGTTCACCTGGGCCACTTAAATCTACAAGCAGAGGGGGCAATAAAGGTTGGGAAGGCTCTCATGCGATGTGCCCCGTCACTCGAAGTCTTGGATATGTCTATGAACGGCATCAATCCAGTAGCTGCCGTTATTTTAGCTAAGTGTGTAGCTTCCAAACAGTTTCTTACTAAACTAAACTTGTCAGGAAATAGACTGACGGATACAGGTGCATTTTTCATTGGTGATGCACTTGCAGATGGTCACGACCAGTTGACGGAAGTCGATATGTCCGGAAATTTCATTAGAAAGGACGGGGCGACATGTTTGGCCCGAGCTGTAGCTGGTAAGCCTAGATTTGCTTTGTTGAATATCAATGACAACTGCATATCTGAAGAAGGCATTAACGATGTGAAAGTAATATATTCGGGGTCCCCTTCTATGCTTGGTCCGTTGGATGAGAATGAtccaaatggagaagatgatgagTGGGATGAGGATTTTTAGAGACCTTGAAGGGTTTTGATTGTGAACTGCTCATGACAATTTCTGTCAAATGCTATTAGTGTTTATTGTCCGTGTGTATTTCTATGCGGGTGCGCCGGTTCGACTTCTGCGGAAGTTATAATCGTGTGTCCAACTCTATCTGTACTTGGATAACAACCACTGTTGCAACAATCACAGGGTTCCCCTTACATTCTGTGGCCCCTGATATTTTATCCTCATCACTGTGGCAGTACTAACCGATGCATTGCTGTTAAGATCTCTCGCCACAGTCTACACTTGGCTAAACCAGCCCAAgcccaattatttttttttttaatttttggaatgcgtaactttttatttttgtctaTTTAAGTGATGATGAATGTTGCCTTCTGGTCGGGGACGGAGCCGGAAAAGACTAATTTAGAAACGATTTATATAGGGGGTGctcataaataatttattttctaataacaataacTTCAAAGAATTTTTGAAGAATTAAGGAAAAACAAGTGGGACGAGGTCATCCTTGAGCTATACTTAGCTCCGTCCTTGCTTCTTATCTCCGTGGAAGGTAAGACTTAAAGAGAGGACGTTTTGGTTTTCTAGACCTAACTCGAAATGAAGGGTTTTATAGTACGAACTGTTATAGAATTTAGAGTTTAATTTAGTCTCATACCGATATATGGATGACAGTGGTTTGATAAGATTTGCTTATATAGTAgagtttagtttagtttagtcCCATACGCGTGATAGTGGTTTGATAAAATTTGCTAATATTAGTTTGCTATACATCCCTCGGTTTATAAAGAATTggattgatttatttttctttggataaAAAAAAAGGCTGGTTTCTTTAAATGGAAAGTCaaatattataattttattaCTTTTCCCGTATTAGAATATCATATTTCTATCTCTTAATAAATTTGGGTATCATTTCTCTCTCCTgctttttattttaaaatatcaGGGAACCACTTTTTCCTTAaggataaaataagaaaatatatcagaaaaaaaagaaaaaaaaaagatcaaatgatCGATTTTCTTGTTTGTTGTGTAAAATCAAACAAATCCGTTATTCGGAGAATGTTATATTAGGCCTGACGGGTGGTGCAGTCACAGACGTACTGATGTATTGCAGTTAGACGTGCGTACTATTATCGACCTACCACCACTCTTTTTTATTTATAAGAATTAATGTTCAATCTTATTTTCTTTGGATTTTGGACACTCTAGTCCTGGCCTAGTATTAGGAGGTCCAAATGCACCGTATTTAGAACGAGGCTGTCCTTTTTTAGATTTGatccaaattttttt
Above is a genomic segment from Papaver somniferum cultivar HN1 chromosome 10, ASM357369v1, whole genome shotgun sequence containing:
- the LOC113318510 gene encoding RAN GTPase-activating protein 2-like, whose amino-acid sequence is MTIVSYPENSYSGICFHNISFGVDAAHAAAPILTSLRERLTEVILSNIVAGRSVSEAMEVMEIFSLALEGCSLKTLDLSNNSLGRKGVWAYSALLKSQSNLEELYLMNDDITKEAARAVTELIPSTERLKVLHFYFNRIEASPSLEDFCCATSWIGSKGGVALIEALGRCRNLKKLDPSDNMFGMEAGKLMATAFLSNAGLTEVHLGHLNLQAEGAIKVGKALMRCAPSLEVLDMSMNGINPVAAVILAKCVASKQFLTKLNLSGNRLTDTGAFFIGDALADGHDQLTEVDMSGNFIRKDGATCLARAVAGKPRFALLNINDNCISEEGINDVKVIYSGSPSMLGPLDENDPNGEDDEWDEDF